Proteins encoded by one window of Nitrincola iocasae:
- a CDS encoding phage portal protein, producing MSETAQKQPGIEAFSFGDPTPVLDKREILDYIECYRMLKWYEPPLSFEGLAKSFHAATHQSSPIYFKANILTSCFQPHRLLSRQAFRRWALEYIIFGNSYLENQTSMGNRSMKLEPSLAKYTRRGIDMDTYWFVRGWGEEHEFRKGSVFHLMEPDINQEIYGLPEYLAALNSAWLNESATLFRRKYYLNGSHAGFILYMTDTAQNEDDVDNLRQALKDSKGPGNFRNLFMYSPNGKKDGLQVIPISEVAAKDDIFNIKNVTRDDMLAAHRVPPVLMGIMPSNVGGFGDVEKASRVFARNELVPLQSRFLEVNEWLGQEVVKFDPYVIEEVIEKGGVSAR from the coding sequence ATGAGCGAGACAGCACAGAAACAGCCAGGCATCGAGGCGTTCAGCTTTGGTGACCCGACACCGGTCCTAGATAAACGGGAGATTCTGGATTACATAGAGTGTTACAGAATGCTCAAGTGGTATGAGCCACCGCTATCGTTTGAGGGGCTGGCAAAGTCATTTCATGCTGCCACACACCAGAGCAGCCCTATCTATTTCAAGGCCAACATCCTGACCAGTTGCTTCCAGCCACACCGTCTGCTCAGTCGCCAAGCATTCCGGCGCTGGGCCTTGGAATACATCATCTTCGGCAACAGTTACCTGGAGAATCAGACCAGCATGGGTAATCGTTCAATGAAGTTGGAACCCTCTCTGGCCAAGTACACCCGCCGTGGTATTGATATGGATACCTACTGGTTCGTGCGTGGCTGGGGAGAGGAACACGAATTCAGAAAGGGCAGTGTATTTCATTTGATGGAACCCGATATCAATCAAGAAATATACGGCTTGCCCGAATACCTGGCTGCCCTGAACAGCGCCTGGCTGAACGAAAGCGCCACGCTGTTCCGGCGCAAGTACTACCTCAACGGCAGCCATGCTGGTTTCATCCTTTACATGACCGACACGGCTCAAAATGAAGATGATGTTGATAACCTTCGCCAAGCCCTGAAAGACAGCAAAGGCCCAGGCAACTTCCGCAACCTGTTCATGTACAGCCCGAACGGCAAGAAAGACGGCCTGCAAGTGATCCCGATCAGTGAGGTAGCCGCCAAGGATGACATCTTCAATATCAAAAATGTGACCCGGGATGACATGCTCGCAGCGCATCGAGTGCCGCCGGTGCTGATGGGGATCATGCCCAGTAACGTAGGTGGCTTCGGTGACGTCGAAAAAGCATCCAGGGTATTTGCCAGAAACGAACTGGTACCGCTGCAGAGCCGCTTCCTGGAAGTGAATGAATGGCTTGGACAAGAGGTGGTGAAATTCGACCCCTATGTGATCGAGGAAGTCATTGAGAAAGGAGGAGTTTCGGCCCGTTAA
- the ybaK gene encoding Cys-tRNA(Pro) deacylase, with product MTPAIDLARKSGVAHQVLSYTHDPQATSYGNEAVEKLNLPAEQVFKTLVVNLDSKQLAVAVLPVSGKLSLKSMAKTLGAKKADMADKAQVEKVTGYVLGGVSPLGQKKQLKTVIDISACSYAAVYVSAGRRGLEIAISPDDLSALTGAVFASIQSQA from the coding sequence ATGACTCCTGCCATAGATCTTGCCCGTAAATCTGGTGTTGCACATCAGGTGCTTAGCTATACACACGATCCTCAAGCCACTTCTTATGGCAATGAGGCGGTGGAGAAGCTGAACCTGCCAGCCGAGCAGGTTTTTAAAACCCTGGTGGTTAACCTGGATAGCAAGCAGTTAGCGGTTGCGGTGCTACCTGTCTCCGGTAAGCTAAGTCTGAAGTCGATGGCTAAGACGCTGGGCGCCAAGAAAGCGGATATGGCTGATAAGGCGCAAGTGGAGAAGGTAACCGGTTATGTGCTTGGTGGCGTCAGTCCATTGGGGCAGAAAAAACAGCTGAAAACGGTCATCGATATCTCGGCTTGTAGCTATGCGGCTGTGTATGTCAGTGCCGGGCGCCGGGGTCTTGAAATAGCTATTAGCCCTGATGATCTGAGTGCTTTGACAGGGGCGGTGTTTGCATCGATACAGAGTCAGGCCTGA
- a CDS encoding YaiI/YqxD family protein: protein MKIWIDADACPVVIKDILYKAAVRAELPLILVANQAMRVPASDWISTLQVSAGFDVADNEIVRQSNAGDLVITSDIPLAAELIAKGVQALSPRGELFTKDSIGARLNMRDFLETLRSSGEHTGGPPPLHQRDRQAFAAQFDKLISRYLRQKKTS from the coding sequence ATGAAAATATGGATCGATGCGGATGCCTGTCCGGTGGTGATTAAAGACATTCTCTATAAAGCCGCCGTGCGTGCTGAGTTACCCTTGATACTGGTGGCCAATCAAGCCATGCGTGTACCTGCATCAGATTGGATCAGTACCCTGCAGGTGTCAGCGGGGTTTGATGTGGCGGATAACGAAATCGTGCGCCAGTCGAATGCGGGTGATCTGGTAATCACCAGTGATATACCTCTGGCCGCTGAGCTGATTGCCAAGGGGGTGCAGGCGCTAAGCCCACGGGGAGAGTTGTTTACCAAGGACTCCATTGGTGCCCGTCTGAATATGCGTGATTTTCTGGAAACCCTGCGCAGCAGCGGTGAGCATACCGGTGGCCCGCCGCCTTTGCATCAGCGCGACAGGCAGGCGTTTGCGGCTCAGTTCGACAAACTGATCAGTCGTTATCTTCGACAGAAAAAAACCAGTTGA
- a CDS encoding ketopantoate reductase family protein, whose product MRFLVVGAGGIGCYYGARLQAAGHEVVFVARGEHLRVMQQQGLQVEHAELHFARPVVAVSESEVLARYRADEFDLILLCFKAFDTLDWLVRMTDWLEAATTPVLSLQNGVDNEPLIAAQIGAARTLGGLAVRIGGHITAPGCVAADGPAQIIMGPWPQADSIDSDGYRWLQQLNRVFIDAGIPARVTPDIALELWRKLLINNGVNPLSALTGLTTRELVQDPYFGQSVRQMMLETAAVAQVDGVSLNNDDIDEMIALLNSFDAIKTSMLVDHEKGKPLELDAICGAVIRRADQAGIDTPVNRLVYALLNQSG is encoded by the coding sequence ATGCGTTTTCTGGTTGTGGGGGCAGGTGGTATTGGCTGCTATTACGGTGCGCGCTTGCAGGCGGCGGGTCATGAGGTAGTGTTTGTAGCACGCGGCGAACACCTTCGAGTAATGCAGCAACAAGGGCTTCAGGTTGAACACGCTGAATTACACTTTGCCCGGCCGGTTGTGGCAGTGTCTGAGTCTGAGGTGCTGGCGCGTTACAGGGCTGATGAGTTTGATCTGATTCTGCTGTGCTTTAAGGCATTCGACACGCTGGACTGGTTGGTGCGGATGACTGACTGGCTGGAAGCCGCTACAACGCCCGTACTGTCGTTACAAAACGGTGTTGATAATGAGCCATTGATTGCGGCGCAAATTGGTGCGGCGCGAACTTTAGGCGGCCTGGCTGTACGCATCGGTGGGCATATTACTGCACCCGGCTGTGTGGCGGCTGATGGACCCGCACAAATCATTATGGGGCCTTGGCCTCAGGCCGACAGTATCGACAGTGATGGTTATCGCTGGCTGCAGCAGTTGAATCGTGTGTTTATAGATGCCGGCATACCGGCACGAGTAACACCAGATATTGCTCTCGAACTCTGGCGCAAGCTATTGATTAACAATGGCGTTAATCCGCTATCGGCCCTAACTGGGTTGACCACACGTGAACTGGTTCAGGATCCCTATTTTGGTCAAAGTGTCCGCCAGATGATGCTGGAGACCGCGGCGGTGGCACAGGTCGATGGCGTCAGTCTAAATAATGATGATATTGATGAAATGATTGCCCTGTTAAACAGTTTTGACGCGATTAAAACCTCAATGCTGGTGGATCATGAAAAGGGTAAACCGCTGGAACTGGATGCTATTTGCGGAGCCGTCATTCGACGAGCAGACCAGGCGGGTATAGACACGCCCGTTAACCGACTGGTCTATGCCTTATTGAATCAATCTGGATGA
- a CDS encoding urea carboxylase-associated family protein: MKPAAQNPAPADAAERRAVKPVICYPTETLPSPDMPCYLNARSQLSGTETLRIPAREARVFQVPAGSFFRILSVEGPQVGDLNLFNRHNPEEHFYSGKTRALHGTHLSTGDRLWSNFPYLRPLATITHDTLDWYGFDQDGGSVHDVIGTRCDPYTHQLLSGDAYHNCCHSNLYRAFSAATGIEASRVERLVHDVLNVFMCTGFTQDTHQYFMKASPVRPGDYLEFFAEVDLTGVLSACPGGDCGNEHSSDKADCYPLEVQILTPAPGTLEGWQSPTPSNYHHPD, translated from the coding sequence ATGAAGCCTGCGGCACAAAATCCAGCACCCGCTGATGCGGCAGAACGCCGAGCAGTCAAACCAGTCATCTGCTATCCGACGGAAACTCTGCCATCACCAGACATGCCCTGTTACCTGAATGCCAGAAGCCAACTCAGCGGCACAGAAACACTGAGAATCCCGGCCAGAGAGGCCCGGGTTTTCCAGGTACCTGCCGGTAGCTTCTTTCGTATTCTTAGTGTTGAGGGCCCGCAGGTAGGCGATCTGAATCTATTTAACCGCCATAACCCGGAAGAGCATTTTTACTCCGGCAAAACACGCGCCCTGCATGGCACGCATCTGTCTACTGGCGATCGTCTTTGGAGTAACTTTCCTTATTTAAGGCCCCTGGCAACCATCACCCACGACACGCTGGACTGGTATGGGTTTGATCAGGACGGTGGCAGTGTTCACGATGTTATTGGCACCCGTTGCGACCCTTATACTCATCAACTGCTAAGTGGAGACGCCTACCACAACTGCTGCCATTCCAACCTATACCGTGCCTTCAGCGCAGCAACCGGGATTGAGGCTTCACGTGTGGAGCGACTGGTACATGATGTGCTGAATGTATTTATGTGCACGGGCTTCACTCAGGACACCCATCAGTATTTCATGAAGGCCAGCCCGGTCAGGCCGGGTGATTATCTGGAGTTTTTTGCTGAAGTCGATCTAACCGGCGTGCTCTCCGCTTGCCCAGGGGGTGATTGCGGCAACGAACATTCCAGCGACAAAGCCGACTGCTATCCGCTGGAAGTACAGATTCTCACGCCAGCGCCTGGGACTTTAGAAGGTTGGCAATCACCCACACCATCCAACTATCATCATCCAGATTGA